One region of Prosthecobacter vanneervenii genomic DNA includes:
- a CDS encoding glycosyltransferase family 9 protein — MPTQPRILVIRGGAIGDFILTLPVLRLLRDMIADSHIEVLGYPAIAELARSAGLADSIRSLEHRTMAPLFAKTAPIDDALAEHLRSFNLVVSFLYDPDGLFRASMERIGVKTLIECSPIVQPGGPHASRQLARGLEKIAMFLEDVHLLRAHFEPRPHSQPRIAIHVGSGSEKKNWPLDRWQQVAESLGTQEVIFITGEAEAERGTQPTGRDCWHALPLPELATRLATCTAFLGHDSGISHLAAACGVPSLLLFGPTDPAIWAPPQPWVRVLRNSTQDLTFLSVEQVKLAAAQVVANS; from the coding sequence ATGCCCACCCAGCCTCGTATCCTCGTCATTCGTGGCGGAGCGATAGGGGATTTCATCCTCACGCTGCCCGTCCTGCGCCTCCTGCGCGACATGATCGCGGACAGCCACATCGAGGTCCTCGGCTATCCCGCCATCGCCGAACTCGCCCGCAGCGCCGGCCTCGCCGACTCCATCCGCAGCCTGGAGCACCGCACCATGGCCCCGCTCTTCGCCAAGACCGCCCCCATTGACGACGCCTTGGCAGAGCACCTCCGCAGCTTCAATCTCGTCGTCTCCTTCCTCTACGACCCCGACGGCCTCTTCCGCGCCAGCATGGAGCGCATTGGCGTCAAAACTCTCATCGAGTGCTCCCCCATCGTCCAGCCCGGCGGCCCTCACGCCTCCCGCCAGCTCGCGCGCGGTCTCGAAAAAATCGCCATGTTCCTGGAGGACGTGCACCTCCTCCGCGCCCATTTCGAACCCCGCCCTCACTCCCAGCCGCGCATCGCCATCCATGTCGGCAGCGGCTCCGAAAAGAAAAACTGGCCCCTCGACCGCTGGCAGCAGGTCGCCGAATCCCTCGGCACCCAGGAGGTTATCTTCATCACGGGCGAGGCCGAAGCCGAGCGCGGCACCCAGCCCACCGGCCGCGACTGCTGGCACGCGCTGCCCCTCCCCGAACTCGCCACCCGCCTCGCCACCTGCACCGCCTTCCTCGGCCATGACAGCGGCATCTCCCATCTCGCCGCCGCCTGTGGCGTCCCCTCCCTCCTCCTTTTTGGCCCCACCGACCCCGCCATCTGGGCCCCGCCGCAGCCTTGGGTACGAGTTTTGCGGAATTCGACACAAGATCTGACCTTTTTATCGGTCGAACAGGTGAAATTGGCAGCCGCGCAAGTTGTTGCGAATTCGTAA
- a CDS encoding adenylate kinase family protein, protein MSDHFPQERIKAFLILGAPGSGKGTQGKVLGSIPRFHHLACGDVFRSLDTRTPIGQKFVEYSSRGELVPDDVTVQLWHANLKQRIDAHMFKPEIDFLVLDGIPRNVEQAKYMEPHIEVLKVFHLSCPDRTELARRLRKRALKDNRFDDANESVIQQRFATYEAETKPILEYYAGDRILDIDASQAPAKVLYDIIGGVMELKEWKELEKMKV, encoded by the coding sequence ATGTCCGACCATTTTCCACAAGAACGCATCAAAGCCTTTCTCATTCTCGGCGCGCCCGGCAGCGGCAAGGGAACGCAAGGAAAGGTGCTCGGTTCCATCCCACGCTTCCATCATCTGGCATGCGGCGATGTGTTCCGCTCTCTCGACACTCGTACCCCCATCGGACAGAAATTTGTCGAATATTCCAGCCGTGGCGAACTCGTGCCAGATGATGTCACCGTCCAGCTCTGGCACGCCAACCTCAAGCAGCGCATCGACGCCCACATGTTCAAACCCGAGATCGACTTCCTGGTGCTGGATGGCATTCCACGCAACGTGGAGCAGGCCAAATACATGGAGCCCCACATCGAAGTCTTGAAGGTTTTCCACCTTTCCTGCCCTGACCGCACCGAACTTGCCCGCCGCCTGCGCAAACGCGCCCTCAAGGACAATCGCTTTGACGACGCCAACGAAAGCGTCATCCAGCAGCGTTTCGCCACCTATGAGGCCGAAACCAAGCCCATTCTGGAATACTATGCCGGCGACCGCATCCTCGACATCGATGCCAGCCAGGCCCCCGCCAAGGTCCTCTACGACATCATTGGCGGTGTCATGGAGCTCAAGGAGTGGAAGGAACTGGAAAAGATGAAGGTTTAA
- the fmt gene encoding methionyl-tRNA formyltransferase has product MRVLFIGTGDIGLPSLEWLLSTPKHQVVGVVTQPDKPVGRKQVLTPPQVKVRALAAGITVMQPLKIRHAVEELKAFNADVAVVIAYGQILSRAVLDVPPLGCLNVHTSLLPRHRGAAPIQAAIRDGDTETGVTIMFMDEGLDTGDILLMKRTPIAADETGGSLHDRLALQAPAALEEALDLLASGNPPREKQDDSKATHVRKLTRQDGRLDWKRPAVELDRLIRAFTPWPGTSCLLKETQMKIHRAQALPAADACPAPGTIVRANAEGILVSCGTGLLNLTEVQIEGGKRLPAADFLRGHPLQAGDLLG; this is encoded by the coding sequence ATGCGCGTTCTTTTCATCGGCACCGGAGACATCGGCCTTCCATCCCTGGAGTGGCTTCTCAGCACGCCCAAGCACCAGGTGGTAGGAGTCGTCACCCAGCCCGACAAACCCGTCGGCCGCAAGCAGGTGCTCACTCCGCCGCAGGTCAAGGTGCGTGCCCTTGCAGCCGGGATCACCGTCATGCAGCCCCTCAAGATCCGCCACGCCGTGGAGGAGCTGAAGGCTTTCAATGCCGATGTCGCCGTTGTCATCGCCTACGGCCAGATTCTATCCCGTGCCGTTCTCGACGTGCCGCCACTCGGTTGCCTCAATGTGCACACCTCCTTGCTGCCCCGCCATCGCGGTGCCGCCCCCATCCAGGCCGCCATTCGCGATGGCGATACGGAAACAGGTGTCACCATCATGTTCATGGATGAAGGACTCGACACCGGCGACATCCTGTTGATGAAGCGCACTCCCATCGCAGCCGATGAAACGGGCGGCAGTCTTCATGACAGACTGGCCCTTCAGGCCCCCGCCGCGCTCGAAGAAGCCTTGGACCTCCTCGCCAGTGGCAATCCACCCCGCGAGAAGCAGGATGACTCCAAAGCTACCCATGTGCGCAAACTCACGCGCCAGGACGGCCGCCTCGACTGGAAACGCCCTGCGGTGGAACTCGACCGCCTCATCCGCGCCTTCACTCCCTGGCCCGGCACCTCCTGTCTTTTGAAGGAAACGCAGATGAAAATCCACCGCGCACAGGCACTCCCCGCCGCCGATGCCTGCCCCGCACCCGGCACCATCGTGCGCGCCAATGCCGAAGGAATCCTCGTCAGTTGCGGAACCGGCCTCTTAAACCTCACCGAGGTCCAAATCGAAGGCGGCAAACGCCTTCCCGCCGCCGATTTCCTCCGCGGCCATCCCCTGCAGGCTGGGGACTTGCTGGGGTAG
- a CDS encoding FG-GAP repeat domain-containing protein, which produces MTKLLIPTLLLALPLCAADLKFKKYTLTEEFVAEGAHFADFDHDGHNDICSGRFIWKGPEFKERVEFAPKFEKEPYDPAKGYSDFFLTYTYDFNGDGWSDILAYSWPGKDTWVFENPQNKGGEWKRTTIFDVTDNESPDFKDLNGDGKPELICHTGGQLGYAEIDWKNPLGKARFRPITPKSPENDKKYFRYTHGYGVGDVNGDGRPDILDKEGWREQPADTKADSDWVFHPQLFTVPGGRGGSFILVYDVNGDGRNDVITSYDAHGYGFGWFEQKADGTFAEHKLMGATLEESPAGVKFSQLHAMQLADMNGDGVLDIVTGKRRWAHGPLKDDEPNAAPVLYWFEIKREGGEAKIIPHQIDDNSGVGTQVTPGDVNKDGKMDVVVGNKKGVFVFLQE; this is translated from the coding sequence ATGACCAAACTGCTGATTCCGACCCTGCTGCTGGCGCTGCCGCTTTGCGCTGCTGATTTGAAGTTCAAAAAATACACGCTCACCGAGGAGTTTGTGGCTGAAGGCGCGCACTTTGCCGATTTTGACCATGACGGGCACAATGACATCTGCTCCGGCCGCTTCATCTGGAAGGGCCCGGAGTTCAAGGAGAGGGTGGAGTTTGCCCCCAAATTCGAAAAAGAGCCGTATGATCCGGCCAAGGGCTACAGCGATTTCTTCCTGACCTACACCTACGACTTCAATGGCGACGGCTGGAGCGACATCCTGGCCTACTCCTGGCCGGGCAAGGACACCTGGGTGTTTGAGAATCCGCAGAACAAGGGCGGTGAATGGAAGCGCACCACCATCTTTGATGTCACTGACAATGAGTCCCCTGACTTCAAGGACCTGAACGGCGACGGCAAGCCGGAGCTGATCTGCCACACCGGCGGGCAGCTGGGCTATGCTGAGATCGACTGGAAAAATCCGCTCGGAAAAGCCCGTTTCCGCCCGATTACGCCGAAGTCTCCCGAAAACGACAAGAAGTACTTCCGCTACACCCACGGCTACGGCGTGGGCGATGTGAATGGCGACGGCCGCCCGGACATCCTGGACAAGGAAGGCTGGCGCGAGCAGCCCGCTGACACCAAGGCCGACAGTGACTGGGTTTTCCACCCGCAGCTGTTTACGGTTCCTGGAGGCCGTGGCGGCTCCTTCATTCTCGTTTATGACGTGAATGGTGATGGCCGCAACGATGTGATCACCAGCTACGACGCGCATGGCTACGGTTTCGGCTGGTTTGAGCAGAAGGCGGACGGCACCTTTGCCGAGCACAAGCTGATGGGCGCCACGCTGGAAGAGAGCCCGGCGGGCGTGAAATTCAGCCAGCTTCACGCGATGCAGCTTGCTGACATGAATGGCGACGGCGTGCTGGATATTGTCACTGGCAAGCGCCGCTGGGCTCACGGCCCGCTGAAGGACGACGAACCGAACGCCGCTCCGGTGCTCTACTGGTTTGAGATCAAACGCGAAGGCGGCGAAGCCAAAATCATTCCCCATCAGATCGACGACAACAGCGGCGTAGGTACCCAGGTGACCCCCGGCGATGTGAACAAAGACGGCAAAATGGACGTCGTTGTTGGCAACAAGAAGGGCGTGTTTGTCTTCCTGCAGGAGTAA
- a CDS encoding FAD-binding oxidoreductase: MAALADQLTALLGPSRVSVTETDLATHSTDKWFASNPPEVVVHAESAAEVSEVLRFANANRIPVTPQGSRVGYVGGCVPLQGGIALSVARMNKIKEITLEDGVAVIEPGVITGHLQNEVRKLGWFYPPDPASLKECSLGGNIATNAGGPRCLKYGVTRHYVLGLEAVLADGSIVKAGGRCHKNKTGFDLVGLMVGSEGMLGVVTEATLRLIPHPPMRAMLSAGFKSFAEAANAVQRILGSGFLPSALEIADKFTLRAAREYLGASVTPEGDAHLLVEIDGQPESVKGEIEQLAKLVTSLGSICLNKAMGDEACEAFWKLRREFSYSLRNTGLIKLNEDIVVPRGRLVDLVDFAEKLQSETGFPVACFGHAGDGNIHVNIMVPTMDDPAIRERAEAALDRLFHQVIAWNGAITGEHGIGVAKKRWWRDAVSPAAHETHLRLKAALDPNGILNPGKFLG, from the coding sequence ATGGCCGCCCTCGCCGATCAACTCACCGCTCTTCTCGGACCCTCGCGTGTTTCTGTCACAGAAACGGATCTCGCCACGCACAGCACGGACAAATGGTTCGCTTCCAACCCGCCTGAAGTCGTCGTGCATGCCGAATCGGCTGCTGAAGTGTCTGAGGTGCTGCGCTTTGCGAATGCAAACCGCATCCCCGTGACCCCCCAGGGCTCGCGAGTGGGCTATGTGGGTGGCTGCGTGCCGCTGCAGGGAGGCATCGCGCTTTCCGTGGCGCGGATGAACAAGATCAAGGAGATCACCCTCGAAGACGGCGTGGCGGTGATCGAGCCGGGCGTCATCACCGGGCATCTGCAGAATGAGGTGCGCAAGCTGGGGTGGTTTTATCCACCGGACCCGGCCTCGCTCAAGGAGTGCAGCCTGGGCGGCAACATCGCCACCAATGCAGGCGGTCCACGCTGCCTGAAATATGGTGTCACGCGGCATTATGTGCTGGGGCTCGAAGCGGTGCTGGCAGACGGCTCCATCGTGAAGGCGGGCGGGCGCTGCCACAAAAACAAGACGGGCTTCGACCTCGTCGGACTCATGGTGGGCAGCGAGGGCATGCTGGGTGTGGTCACTGAAGCCACGTTGAGGCTGATCCCGCACCCGCCCATGCGGGCGATGCTTTCCGCTGGTTTCAAATCGTTCGCCGAAGCAGCCAATGCGGTGCAGCGCATCCTCGGGAGCGGTTTTCTCCCCAGCGCGCTGGAAATTGCTGACAAATTCACGCTGCGTGCCGCACGTGAGTATCTGGGCGCCTCCGTCACCCCGGAAGGCGATGCACACCTGCTGGTGGAGATCGACGGCCAGCCTGAGTCGGTGAAAGGAGAGATTGAGCAGCTTGCCAAGCTCGTAACCAGTCTTGGCAGCATCTGCCTGAACAAAGCGATGGGAGACGAAGCCTGCGAGGCTTTCTGGAAGCTGCGCCGTGAGTTCAGCTACAGCCTGCGCAACACCGGCCTGATCAAGCTCAACGAGGATATTGTCGTGCCGCGCGGCCGTCTGGTGGATCTGGTCGATTTCGCTGAAAAGCTGCAAAGCGAAACCGGATTCCCCGTGGCCTGCTTTGGTCATGCAGGAGACGGCAACATCCACGTGAACATCATGGTGCCCACGATGGACGATCCTGCCATCCGTGAGCGCGCCGAAGCCGCACTGGACAGGCTTTTCCATCAAGTCATCGCCTGGAATGGCGCCATCACTGGCGAACACGGCATCGGCGTGGCCAAAAAGCGCTGGTGGCGCGATGCCGTCTCCCCCGCCGCGCACGAGACTCACCTGCGCCTGAAGGCCGCTCTGGACCCCAATGGCATTCTCAATCCTGGAAAGTTTCTGGGATAG